Part of the Cereibacter sphaeroides 2.4.1 genome, CGTCGAGGATCGCCGCGGCCTCCTTCATCGTGGCCCAGTCCGACTGGCTGCCCATGATGATCCCAACGTCCACAGTCATGCGCCGCGCCCCTGTCCTGCCCTGAGCGGCGCACTATAGCCATGGCCGGGCAGGGGGCAAGCGGTCGGCGGAGGGGCAGGCCGCTTGCTGCGGGACTGCGTCCTGCAGGCCATGCGCCGATCCGGCGGCGCGGATCCACTCGGCAGGGCCGGGCACAGCAGCGACTGTCCCTGCGGCAGGGGCCCGTCATTCACGATGCGCGAGTGGCAGGGGGCGTTCCGGCCGCGCGCGGGTGTCAGGCGATGATGTCGGGGATGAGCCGGTCCTCGATCTTCACGATCTGGTCCTTGAGGGCCAGTTTCTGCTTCTTGAGCCGCCGCAGCATGAGCTGATCGCCACGGCCGCCCGCCTCGATGGCGGCAATCGCCTCGTCGAGATCGCGGTGCTCGCGCCGCAGGACTTCCAGCCGGATGCGCAGCATGTCTTCGAAGCTCAATTCGGGGGACGCATTCATGTGTCTTGACCTGTCGGGAAAGTCGCCCGTTGCGTTTGGATGAGTCGCCGTCAGACGAATATACAGAACGCACGCGTTTGCGGGAAGAATCCTGCAGGAGGCCGATATGTCGCGTTCGAAGGGGCGCGCCTGTGGCGGTCGCGCCTCAAGAGGGGCGGCTTCCCTCTCCATGAGCGGGAAAGGCGGAGGCAGACGGCCCGTGTCGTCCCGGCATGCCGCCCGACCCCTGCGTGCCGAGGCGGCGCGCCGCGCCCGCGCTCTTGCAAGGGTGGGGCCCGCCGCCCATATTCGACAGGTGGAATGCCCGCCCGGGGTTCCGCCAGAGAAATGTCGCTTCTGCAAGGACATGACGGAATGACCAAACTGACTTTCGGGGGCCATCCCTTCCTGCTCGGGTTCGAACAGCTCGAGCGGCTGGTCGAGCGGACGGCCAAGACGGCCAGCGAGGGCTACCCGCCCTTCAATATCGAGGCCGTGGCGGAGAACGCCTATCGCATCACGCTCGCCGTCGCCGGCTTCCGCGAGGACGATATCGCCATCACCGTCGAGGACCGTCAGCTCGTGGTGCGCGGGCGGCAGGCCGAGGATCCGGCCGAGCGCGTGTTCCTGCATCGCGGCATCGCCTCCCGTGCCTTCCAGCGCAGCTTCGTGCTGGCGGATGGCGTCGAGGTGGCGGGGGCGACCATGGAGCATGGTCTTCTGCATATCGACCTGCACCGGCAGGTGCCGCAAGCGGTGGTGCAGACGATCCCGATCGGGCGCAACCGTGCGATAAAGGAAGGAGTCGAGCAATGAACACCCCATTCGATTTTCCCGAGGGTGCGGGGCGGCTGGTCTATGTCCGTCCGGTGCCGGTGGCCGAACTTCCCGAGGATGTGCAGTCGATGGCGCGCGGGCTCGACCATATCTACGCCC contains:
- a CDS encoding DUF1150 family protein: MNTPFDFPEGAGRLVYVRPVPVAELPEDVQSMARGLDHIYALHGADGERLALVRDRHLAFVLARQNDLAPVNVH
- a CDS encoding YdcH family protein; translation: MNASPELSFEDMLRIRLEVLRREHRDLDEAIAAIEAGGRGDQLMLRRLKKQKLALKDQIVKIEDRLIPDIIA
- a CDS encoding Hsp20 family protein → MSLLQGHDGMTKLTFGGHPFLLGFEQLERLVERTAKTASEGYPPFNIEAVAENAYRITLAVAGFREDDIAITVEDRQLVVRGRQAEDPAERVFLHRGIASRAFQRSFVLADGVEVAGATMEHGLLHIDLHRQVPQAVVQTIPIGRNRAIKEGVEQ